The following coding sequences are from one bacterium window:
- a CDS encoding alcohol dehydrogenase catalytic domain-containing protein — protein MQALVYDKSSMPWDQTRGFQKAEMPAPTLAGEGNAENVIIKVIYSGFCGSDRGIWNRTAFKGMIFDSLKREQATTRIIGHEMVGEVVEVGRKVPARFGINVKDIVSAESHIICGSCYQCRIGQTHICSQDTIIGIGRDGCFAEYIKLPANVLWLTDPRRIRMKVAAVQEPFGNAVHACTKADLRGKSVAVFGCGTIGLFVIMVARALGATRVIGVEPNARNQEMARLLGADEVIPVDMSRGGKNGWGADKQLVADVRAAFDGIGADVSMEMAGFNSSVNNAIQSTRRGGEVVLFGLKQGNFHIQAFDRVIVNGLTLHAVIGRRIFESWYITRNLLEDRSNGIQDRIADVILGGGDDAVVHIADFTPESFAKTLDAWPKPLIQF, from the coding sequence CAACGCCGAGAACGTCATCATCAAGGTGATCTACTCCGGCTTCTGCGGCAGCGACCGCGGCATCTGGAACCGCACCGCCTTCAAGGGCATGATCTTCGACAGCCTCAAGCGGGAGCAGGCCACGACCCGCATCATCGGCCACGAGATGGTCGGCGAGGTGGTCGAGGTCGGCCGCAAGGTGCCCGCGCGCTTCGGCATCAACGTCAAGGACATCGTCTCCGCCGAGAGCCACATCATCTGCGGCTCGTGCTACCAGTGCCGCATCGGCCAGACCCACATCTGCAGCCAGGACACGATCATCGGCATCGGCCGCGACGGCTGCTTCGCCGAGTACATCAAGCTGCCGGCCAACGTGCTGTGGCTCACCGACCCGCGGCGCATCCGCATGAAGGTGGCCGCCGTGCAGGAGCCCTTCGGCAACGCCGTCCACGCCTGCACCAAGGCCGACCTGCGCGGCAAGTCGGTGGCCGTGTTCGGCTGCGGCACCATCGGGCTCTTCGTGATCATGGTCGCCCGCGCCCTCGGCGCCACCCGCGTCATCGGCGTCGAGCCCAACGCCCGCAACCAGGAGATGGCCCGCCTGCTCGGCGCCGACGAGGTGATCCCCGTCGACATGTCGCGCGGCGGCAAGAACGGCTGGGGCGCCGACAAGCAGCTCGTGGCCGACGTGCGCGCCGCCTTCGACGGCATCGGCGCCGACGTCTCCATGGAGATGGCCGGCTTCAACAGCAGCGTCAACAACGCCATCCAGAGCACCCGCCGCGGCGGCGAGGTCGTCCTCTTCGGCCTCAAGCAGGGCAACTTCCACATCCAGGCCTTCGACCGCGTGATCGTCAACGGCCTGACGCTGCACGCGGTCATCGGTCGCCGGATCTTCGAATCCTGGTATATTACCCGGAACCTCCTGGAGGACCGCAGCAACGGCATCCAGGACCGGATCGCGGACGTGATCCTCGGCGGCGGCGACGACGCGGTCGTCCACATCGCCGACTTCACGCCCGAGAGCTTCGCGAAGACCCTGGATGCGTGGCCCAAGCCGCTCATCCAGTTCTAA
- a CDS encoding Rdx family protein: MRVSIEYCKVUNYEPRAAGLAGALRDRYGVDPQLIASSGGVFEVEVDGDLIFSKKAEDRFPTDGEIFAGIDARG, from the coding sequence ATGCGCGTCTCGATCGAGTACTGCAAGGTTTGAAACTACGAGCCCCGCGCCGCCGGTCTGGCGGGCGCCCTGCGTGACCGTTACGGCGTCGACCCGCAGCTGATCGCCTCGAGCGGCGGCGTGTTCGAGGTCGAGGTCGACGGCGACCTCATCTTCTCCAAGAAGGCCGAGGACCGCTTCCCCACCGACGGCGAGATCTTCGCCGGCATCGACGCCCGCGGCTGA